One window from the genome of Myxococcales bacterium encodes:
- a CDS encoding metal-dependent transcriptional regulator → MTEQLSQSMEDYLEAILRISADKKVVRVRDLASEQGVSMASVSGAMKKLEKQNLVTHGKYDFIRLTPSGIKAATEVARRHYILKNFFINVVGVDPKTADDDACAIEHHISRKSIKGISDLLASAGEAFDDKGEPSI, encoded by the coding sequence ATGACGGAACAGCTCTCCCAGAGCATGGAGGACTACCTCGAGGCGATACTCAGGATCTCCGCCGATAAGAAGGTCGTGCGGGTGCGGGATCTCGCCTCCGAGCAGGGAGTTTCGATGGCATCGGTCAGCGGTGCTATGAAAAAACTGGAAAAGCAGAATCTGGTAACCCACGGCAAATACGATTTCATCAGACTCACACCTTCAGGAATAAAGGCCGCTACGGAGGTGGCGAGGCGTCATTACATACTGAAAAATTTTTTCATCAACGTCGTAGGGGTCGATCCGAAAACTGCGGATGACGACGCCTGTGCGATCGAACATCATATAAGCCGAAAGAGCATCAAGGGAATTTCCGACCTGCTTGCATCCGCAGGAGAAGCCTTCGACGACAAGGGGGAGCCCTCTATATGA
- a CDS encoding NAD(P) transhydrogenase subunit alpha, with translation MLIGIPKEILHHENRVAATPETVKKYREMGFEVLVEGDAGKGVYVSDEQYREAGARVLTDAVELFQQSDIILKVKQPCPNERYGKHEAEMIKEGGTLITFLHPAAPSNHSMIKTLRDRRILSFTMDSIPRTSRAQKMDALTSMSTITGYKSVLVAAGHLPQFIPMVGTAIGMTKPAKVLVIGAGVVGLQALATAKRLGGITTCVDIRPEAREEAKSLGAKVGEFEVPVELAKGEGGYAKALPKEWIEKERAFLAPIVADSDIIILSALVPGEVAPVLITEKMIAGMRPGSVIVDVSVDQGGNCEATKPGEEVRVHDVMVSGVQNIPGSVPVHASWLYANNMVQYLSNLYKQGPGQIDWNDDIVKATLVTKNGEIVHDGARKAMGLA, from the coding sequence ATGCTGATCGGTATACCGAAGGAGATTCTTCATCACGAAAATCGTGTCGCGGCCACGCCGGAGACGGTTAAAAAGTACAGGGAGATGGGTTTTGAGGTCCTGGTAGAGGGCGATGCCGGAAAGGGGGTTTATGTTTCCGATGAACAATATCGCGAGGCCGGCGCCAGGGTCCTTACCGATGCGGTCGAGCTCTTTCAACAGTCAGACATAATCCTGAAGGTCAAACAACCGTGTCCTAACGAGCGCTATGGAAAGCACGAAGCTGAGATGATAAAAGAGGGAGGGACCTTGATCACCTTCCTTCATCCGGCCGCCCCTTCCAACCACTCGATGATAAAGACATTGAGAGATCGCAGAATTCTCTCTTTCACGATGGACAGCATACCACGTACCTCCCGCGCCCAAAAGATGGATGCCCTTACCTCAATGAGCACGATAACCGGTTATAAATCCGTACTGGTCGCCGCAGGGCATCTGCCGCAATTTATTCCGATGGTCGGAACAGCCATAGGGATGACAAAACCGGCGAAGGTTTTAGTCATAGGTGCTGGGGTGGTGGGACTTCAGGCCCTTGCGACTGCAAAGCGTCTTGGTGGAATAACTACCTGCGTAGATATTCGACCGGAGGCTAGGGAAGAGGCCAAGAGCCTCGGAGCGAAGGTCGGCGAGTTCGAAGTTCCCGTCGAACTTGCAAAAGGGGAGGGAGGTTACGCAAAGGCGCTTCCCAAGGAATGGATTGAGAAGGAACGCGCATTTTTGGCTCCGATTGTGGCGGATTCGGACATCATAATACTCAGCGCTCTGGTCCCCGGGGAGGTCGCCCCGGTCCTGATTACCGAAAAGATGATAGCCGGTATGCGTCCGGGCTCCGTCATCGTGGATGTTTCTGTCGATCAGGGCGGTAATTGCGAGGCCACTAAACCGGGCGAAGAGGTAAGGGTCCACGATGTGATGGTCAGCGGAGTACAGAACATACCTGGAAGCGTGCCCGTGCATGCGAGTTGGCTCTATGCGAACAACATGGTTCAGTATCTGTCAAATCTGTACAAGCAGGGCCCTGGACAGATCGACTGGAATGACGATATAGTGAAAGCCACCCTTGTCACCAAGAACGGCGAGATAGTTCACGATGGCGCGAGAAAGGCGATGGGGTTGGCATAA
- a CDS encoding NAD(P) transhydrogenase subunit alpha: protein MTDLYVLLGVFGGSLLVSYFLVSKVPPLLHTPLMSMTNAISGVTIIGALILFSTSMNVIEKIIGSVALLMATFNVIGGFAITDRMLGLFKKRKEEA, encoded by the coding sequence ATGACTGATCTTTACGTTCTGCTGGGCGTGTTCGGAGGATCTCTTCTGGTCAGCTATTTCCTGGTCTCAAAGGTCCCGCCGCTTCTCCATACTCCGCTTATGTCCATGACTAATGCGATTTCGGGCGTGACTATCATCGGTGCGCTGATTCTATTTTCTACATCGATGAATGTTATCGAAAAGATCATAGGCTCTGTCGCTCTGCTCATGGCGACCTTCAACGTCATCGGGGGCTTTGCGATAACCGATCGCATGCTCGGTCTTTTCAAAAAGCGCAAGGAGGAGGCGTGA
- a CDS encoding ferrous iron transport protein A, producing the protein MTTLNMIKPGEHAVVCGVSGPIRRRLTEMGFVRGACVYVRRVAPLGDPMEIRFSGYSLSIRKHEAADISVERVSP; encoded by the coding sequence ATGACTACGCTCAACATGATCAAGCCCGGAGAGCACGCCGTCGTATGCGGCGTGTCAGGCCCCATAAGAAGGCGCCTTACGGAGATGGGGTTCGTCAGAGGAGCCTGCGTATACGTGAGGAGGGTGGCGCCGCTGGGCGACCCCATGGAAATCAGATTTTCCGGCTATAGCCTTTCGATCAGGAAACACGAGGCCGCAGATATCAGCGTTGAGAGGGTTTCGCCATAA
- a CDS encoding transposase, whose translation MASDLLSPFTMAYLPRYEIIYDGAFFHVTWQCHNRDWLLQWEWAKRAYYDLLLKYKNRYGVEIYSYNFMDNHPHLAGKLDSKEQFSAFFRLVNSRFARIVNKQLKRRGQVVMDRFKSPIIESDHQMLTVMAYIDLNQHRAKKVRHPRDNDWSSYGYYAYGREDPLITPSPSYLALSEDPIERRREYRAIVESIIEHRKELNISHTYFIGNPDWVLGKYRELCTRLGRKINEAIFLRLTSPPGPEAEE comes from the coding sequence ATGGCATCCGATTTGCTTTCACCATTTACCATGGCCTATCTGCCTAGATATGAAATCATTTATGATGGCGCTTTCTTCCATGTCACCTGGCAGTGTCACAACAGGGACTGGTTGCTGCAATGGGAATGGGCAAAACGCGCGTACTATGATCTCCTCCTGAAATACAAAAACAGATACGGCGTAGAAATATATTCATACAATTTCATGGACAACCATCCGCATCTTGCGGGAAAACTGGATAGCAAAGAACAGTTTTCCGCATTTTTCCGCCTCGTGAACAGCAGATTCGCGAGGATCGTCAACAAGCAGCTCAAAAGACGCGGGCAGGTGGTAATGGATCGTTTCAAATCTCCGATAATCGAGTCCGACCACCAAATGCTGACCGTCATGGCATACATCGACCTCAACCAACACAGGGCCAAAAAGGTGAGGCATCCGAGGGATAACGACTGGTCATCCTATGGATATTACGCCTATGGCAGAGAAGATCCCTTAATAACACCATCCCCTTCATATCTCGCCCTAAGTGAAGATCCAATCGAACGACGACGGGAATATCGTGCCATCGTTGAATCCATCATAGAACATCGAAAAGAGCTGAACATCTCCCACACGTATTTCATAGGAAACCCGGACTGGGTGCTTGGAAAATATCGAGAGTTATGCACAAGGCTTGGACGAAAAATAAACGAGGCGATATTTCTAAGGCTGACTAGTCCTCCGGGACCAGAAGCAGAGGAATAG
- a CDS encoding CehA/McbA family metallohydrolase, whose translation MPNKISFRFLCIFALLLFTSCSGSKGGHLFNSDGSLYPVTPFTITDDSQLIGGPVAQGRVGDVLLQNDRIRVIIQKPRKNAGVNSFGGHIIDADIVRKEGGAGQDNLGSLFPLVNIEWTVNNRNYEVISDGSDGSNKILRAYGIIDVYDYLDLDFIGDVAEAVAGQRISFPNRFDDRRNPFNIYEDLRKISREVVTDFILEPGKNYVRIEMTFRNDGDRDVKLPIGQFINDSGQISMLIPGVGFTPDLMTQLGSNTPAMIFAGFEGVDVSYGFFFDPSQFVNSETGDYLTTTSVSYSGVNGIIFGEEFLKLTPLGGGDPAINFTIPAGESRTVKSIFVVGDGSAGSVFDAGLAAIGVAARPITGSVVDSDGNPVEGATVAVMHKGSTLITYRTNSSGGFGGLLPTGGDSKSRLFGRGKYSIIVEYPGYHLNGTSDAGECSPGDIDLFAEAKAHVVCTLGETGTVEMTGPVIDDETGDAIPARLTIVGEDPSPNKVGSAGRFRSTIYWELTFGISGFKYIGVDGSFDLTGEKSFNIEPGIYRFVITHGPEYTSHEQVVEVSAGSKISLSNIVLSRATRTPGYIGADLHVHSIVSPDSNMPLELRVLSAAAEGIDVLQSTDHDFLLDYSDALSNAVKMGIVRADSIKVSVGDEVTPNHYGHLNVFPLLADPLDPEGGAVDWSASDRDEVSPSPDYGLSLDDLISRLREDPGEEVIQINHIMDNPTGLPLASGWVTTPFYMDTHGVAPLASYADPVERRMEPRSSGTSFPLEFGTSALVTTDFDAMELTIGPHQHDGDIFFKSALPTWFNMLNLGFQVTATASSDSHRSAANPMGLPRNYIASSVDPRDAIGGGYSDIDLEEYAISIKGGRVTVSCGPVVMMFAKNESGEKVSIGEKISGRDIEITVSVSAPSWAWFDTVEIYANSEPIPVDDDTGIPMQGSAADPADFYKPYHLPKYTYNTSRVFRLSDGTLENWSEEGGVINASLSFKMNFSEDSWVVALARGTRKTDGYRSLFPVVTNVLVKSGNEPEEFDPADLSSFHVDKKVGAVAWGLSNPIYVDVDGDGFQAKWKKYSPVSK comes from the coding sequence ATGCCAAACAAAATCTCATTTAGATTTTTGTGTATCTTTGCCCTCCTGCTTTTTACCTCGTGCAGCGGGAGCAAGGGAGGGCATTTATTCAATTCAGATGGATCGCTGTATCCTGTGACGCCTTTTACGATCACGGATGATTCGCAGCTGATAGGTGGACCTGTGGCCCAGGGGCGCGTCGGCGATGTTCTTCTGCAGAACGATCGGATCAGGGTAATAATACAGAAACCTAGAAAAAATGCCGGTGTAAATTCCTTCGGTGGACACATAATCGATGCGGATATAGTCAGAAAAGAGGGGGGGGCCGGACAGGATAACCTTGGTTCGCTCTTTCCGCTGGTGAATATCGAGTGGACGGTCAACAACCGCAACTACGAGGTGATCTCGGATGGCTCCGACGGGTCGAATAAGATACTTCGTGCCTACGGAATAATAGACGTGTACGATTATCTCGATCTGGATTTTATAGGCGATGTTGCAGAGGCCGTTGCAGGGCAGCGCATAAGTTTTCCAAACAGGTTTGACGACAGGCGTAATCCATTCAATATCTACGAAGACTTGAGAAAAATCAGCAGGGAGGTTGTGACCGATTTTATTCTCGAGCCCGGCAAGAACTACGTCAGAATAGAGATGACTTTCAGAAACGATGGCGACCGCGATGTGAAGCTTCCTATTGGTCAGTTCATAAATGATTCGGGGCAGATTTCGATGTTGATACCGGGGGTTGGCTTTACGCCGGATCTCATGACCCAGCTGGGCAGCAACACTCCCGCTATGATCTTCGCCGGATTCGAAGGGGTCGACGTCTCCTACGGATTTTTCTTCGACCCATCGCAGTTCGTAAATTCCGAGACCGGCGACTATCTGACGACAACTTCAGTCAGCTATTCAGGTGTGAACGGAATAATCTTCGGAGAAGAATTTCTCAAGCTCACCCCGCTCGGCGGTGGTGATCCGGCGATAAATTTTACCATCCCGGCTGGGGAGTCCAGGACGGTGAAGAGCATCTTCGTCGTGGGCGACGGCTCGGCAGGCTCGGTGTTCGATGCAGGGCTTGCTGCGATAGGCGTAGCGGCGCGACCGATAACCGGTTCGGTTGTGGACTCAGATGGGAATCCCGTCGAAGGGGCTACTGTCGCAGTTATGCACAAAGGATCGACTCTTATCACCTATCGTACGAATTCCTCCGGAGGTTTTGGAGGGCTTCTTCCAACAGGTGGCGATTCAAAATCCCGTCTGTTCGGCAGAGGTAAGTACAGCATCATCGTGGAATACCCCGGGTATCACCTCAACGGGACATCCGATGCGGGTGAATGTTCGCCCGGAGATATCGATCTCTTTGCAGAGGCGAAGGCACACGTCGTTTGCACGCTCGGCGAGACGGGGACTGTTGAAATGACAGGCCCGGTGATTGACGATGAGACTGGAGATGCCATCCCTGCGAGGCTTACGATAGTCGGCGAGGACCCGAGCCCGAACAAGGTAGGTTCGGCCGGGCGCTTCAGGTCTACGATATACTGGGAGCTGACGTTTGGGATTTCTGGCTTTAAATACATCGGCGTCGACGGCAGCTTCGATCTTACGGGCGAGAAGTCTTTCAATATAGAGCCTGGGATTTACAGATTCGTGATAACCCATGGTCCGGAATATACTTCGCATGAACAGGTAGTCGAAGTTTCGGCCGGCTCGAAGATATCGCTTTCGAATATCGTTCTTTCGCGTGCTACAAGAACCCCAGGTTATATAGGGGCGGACTTGCACGTTCACTCTATCGTCAGCCCTGATTCAAATATGCCTCTGGAGCTCAGAGTTTTATCCGCAGCCGCCGAAGGCATCGACGTGCTTCAATCTACGGACCACGATTTTCTTTTGGATTATTCGGATGCCCTTTCGAACGCTGTCAAAATGGGAATCGTCAGGGCCGATTCAATAAAGGTTTCAGTGGGGGATGAAGTCACCCCCAATCATTACGGGCATCTTAATGTTTTTCCCCTGCTTGCGGATCCTCTCGATCCCGAGGGGGGCGCGGTTGATTGGAGCGCGTCGGATCGCGATGAGGTTTCACCCTCTCCCGACTACGGCCTTTCCTTAGACGATCTTATCTCGCGCCTCAGGGAGGACCCTGGTGAGGAGGTAATTCAGATCAATCACATCATGGATAACCCCACAGGCCTTCCTCTCGCCAGCGGCTGGGTGACGACGCCATTTTATATGGATACGCATGGAGTCGCGCCCCTGGCTAGTTATGCCGATCCGGTTGAAAGAAGGATGGAGCCGCGTTCGAGCGGTACATCTTTTCCGTTGGAGTTTGGTACGAGTGCCCTGGTGACGACAGATTTCGATGCCATGGAACTGACGATCGGCCCTCATCAGCATGACGGTGACATATTTTTCAAGTCCGCGCTGCCGACATGGTTCAACATGCTCAATTTGGGTTTTCAGGTCACCGCTACTGCGTCATCCGACAGCCATAGGTCTGCGGCCAATCCCATGGGGCTGCCGAGGAATTACATAGCGAGCAGCGTCGATCCGCGCGACGCCATCGGAGGCGGATATTCCGATATCGATCTCGAAGAATATGCGATCTCCATCAAGGGTGGAAGGGTAACCGTATCCTGCGGGCCGGTTGTGATGATGTTTGCAAAAAATGAATCCGGCGAAAAGGTTTCGATAGGAGAAAAAATATCGGGCCGCGATATAGAAATCACAGTATCGGTTAGCGCCCCCTCTTGGGCGTGGTTCGACACTGTGGAAATTTACGCGAACTCCGAGCCGATTCCAGTCGACGACGATACAGGAATTCCGATGCAGGGCTCCGCAGCGGACCCCGCCGACTTCTACAAACCGTATCATCTTCCAAAATATACATACAATACCTCGCGGGTTTTCAGGCTTTCCGACGGCACTCTTGAGAATTGGAGCGAAGAAGGGGGGGTCATAAATGCCAGCCTTTCGTTCAAGATGAACTTTAGCGAGGATTCATGGGTGGTCGCGCTCGCTCGCGGGACGAGGAAGACAGACGGGTATAGGTCCCTCTTTCCGGTGGTGACCAATGTGCTTGTCAAAAGCGGCAATGAGCCGGAGGAATTCGATCCTGCCGACCTTTCATCCTTTCATGTTGACAAGAAGGTCGGCGCTGTGGCGTGGGGACTTAGCAATCCTATCTATGTGGATGTCGACGGCGATGGCTTTCAGGCAAAATGGAAGAAATACTCTCCGGTTTCGAAATAA
- a CDS encoding NAD(P)(+) transhydrogenase (Re/Si-specific) subunit beta: MNSSVSIIVDALIVLILFVGLAQFRNPKGARKGNAMAAIAMMCGILVVFFHDGLAYPALVLPLLIIGAVVGWAVAAKVTMIHIPGMVAFQNGAGGAAALLVSFIELWRGGGGEGLMVISKVSGLLGVIVGAGTFSGSMVASAKLMGMMNPKPSVLKFHDSIMAFLTIAIVILSFFVGSSNPVAVIAVPAALAVLGCALGIIFSIRIGGADMPVLISFLNTTSGVAAAFCGIIVSNRLLISAGAIVAASGSILTYMMCKAMNRSMLKVFWGGSLSDGMAAATEPVLNEISGAASGDPLERAVEALGSAKSVVIVPGYGMAIGQAQFRVNELAQLLEKAGKEVRFAIHPVAGRMPGHMNVLLAEADVPYDKLFEMDAINPSFPETDVAMVVGACDVVNPSAIDKPGTPITGMPILKVYEAKSVIVCNLDEKPGYSGVPNSLYEQPHAILLFGNALETVGSIIDGMSVNPA; this comes from the coding sequence GTGAATTCATCAGTTTCGATTATAGTTGATGCCCTGATAGTCCTGATACTCTTTGTGGGGCTCGCTCAGTTTCGGAATCCCAAGGGGGCGAGAAAGGGAAACGCCATGGCCGCAATCGCTATGATGTGCGGCATACTGGTTGTATTTTTTCACGATGGCCTTGCCTATCCCGCACTCGTTTTGCCCTTGCTTATCATAGGTGCCGTAGTCGGATGGGCTGTCGCGGCTAAGGTCACGATGATACACATTCCGGGAATGGTAGCTTTCCAAAATGGGGCCGGTGGGGCTGCGGCGCTTCTGGTCTCTTTCATAGAACTCTGGAGAGGCGGGGGGGGCGAGGGTTTGATGGTGATCTCTAAGGTCTCGGGGCTTTTGGGGGTGATAGTGGGTGCCGGAACGTTCAGCGGCAGCATGGTCGCAAGCGCAAAGCTCATGGGAATGATGAATCCAAAACCGTCGGTTCTCAAGTTCCATGATTCAATCATGGCCTTTCTTACAATTGCGATAGTTATCCTTTCATTTTTTGTAGGGAGTTCCAATCCTGTAGCTGTGATCGCTGTTCCTGCTGCGCTGGCTGTTTTAGGATGTGCGTTGGGAATCATATTTTCCATCCGCATAGGCGGTGCTGATATGCCAGTGCTCATTTCTTTTCTAAATACGACTTCAGGTGTAGCTGCTGCGTTTTGTGGAATCATAGTCAGCAATCGCCTTTTGATTTCCGCAGGCGCGATCGTCGCGGCTTCCGGTTCGATACTTACGTACATGATGTGCAAGGCTATGAACCGGAGCATGCTCAAGGTGTTCTGGGGAGGTTCTCTTTCAGATGGCATGGCGGCTGCTACTGAGCCGGTTTTAAACGAAATTTCCGGTGCCGCTTCCGGCGATCCGCTGGAAAGGGCGGTGGAGGCGCTTGGTTCCGCAAAGAGCGTCGTAATAGTTCCCGGATACGGCATGGCGATAGGTCAGGCGCAATTCAGAGTGAATGAATTAGCGCAGCTCCTTGAAAAGGCCGGCAAGGAGGTTCGCTTTGCGATTCATCCGGTGGCGGGGCGAATGCCGGGGCACATGAACGTCCTTCTTGCTGAAGCCGATGTCCCCTATGACAAACTTTTCGAGATGGATGCGATAAATCCATCATTTCCGGAGACGGATGTAGCGATGGTCGTCGGCGCCTGCGATGTCGTCAATCCCTCTGCTATAGATAAACCAGGAACTCCTATAACTGGAATGCCTATCTTGAAGGTCTACGAGGCGAAAAGCGTCATAGTGTGCAATCTCGACGAAAAGCCGGGCTACTCCGGGGTTCCCAACTCACTGTATGAACAGCCGCACGCAATCTTGCTCTTTGGGAATGCGCTGGAAACGGTCGGCAGCATCATAGATGGGATGTCAGTCAATCCGGCTTAA
- a CDS encoding type III pantothenate kinase, producing MKLLAVNIGNTSFSAAMISDRRIVARAGIPTGYVSSKRGVRALLKSLKDEARFLPDAICVSSVVPSVEGKCRAACVGLFSLKPLFASHENIGMKIRGYDTKNIGPDRLLCSMAAYDKYRDALIVIDAGSCITIDAVSKRGEFLGGAILPGIEISLSALQGRTERLPRVKFKKSRSPVGKDTEGCILSGINFGIAGAIENIISKISTKMEAAPLIVVTGGDAEAIFTLYSGSAFLERDLIFEGLVTFARRTCTV from the coding sequence ATGAAGCTTCTAGCGGTGAATATAGGGAACACGAGCTTTTCCGCGGCTATGATTTCAGACCGCAGGATAGTTGCGCGAGCCGGCATTCCTACCGGCTATGTCAGCTCCAAACGCGGGGTGAGGGCCCTTCTGAAATCGCTCAAGGACGAAGCAAGATTTTTGCCGGATGCGATATGCGTTTCGAGCGTCGTTCCTTCAGTGGAGGGGAAATGCAGGGCCGCTTGCGTCGGGCTTTTTTCACTGAAGCCGCTTTTTGCCTCACATGAAAATATCGGGATGAAGATCCGCGGCTATGATACGAAAAATATCGGTCCCGATCGCCTGCTTTGTTCGATGGCGGCGTATGATAAGTACCGAGATGCGCTGATAGTCATCGATGCCGGGAGCTGTATAACTATCGACGCGGTTTCCAAACGCGGGGAATTTTTGGGCGGCGCGATTCTTCCCGGTATAGAGATCTCCCTGTCGGCGCTGCAGGGCAGGACGGAACGCCTTCCGCGCGTGAAATTCAAAAAATCACGCTCGCCGGTGGGAAAGGATACAGAAGGGTGCATCCTATCGGGGATCAATTTTGGGATCGCCGGTGCGATTGAAAATATAATCTCAAAAATTTCCACTAAGATGGAAGCCGCCCCTCTCATCGTAGTAACCGGAGGGGATGCCGAAGCGATATTCACGCTTTATTCCGGATCAGCTTTTCTGGAGAGGGACCTCATTTTCGAAGGCCTGGTCACCTTCGCCAGAAGGACTTGCACAGTTTGA
- the ftsY gene encoding signal recognition particle-docking protein FtsY: MLVLFLPRLRRRRAKTQGMITSTSDASLSDKILMRMWSLFGDGDADEKLFASLEEALIFADAGIPFTSDAMANVRGEKSAHDVRKKLAAYMSSVFPNRISSDLASPEVVIVVGVNGVGKTTTIAKLAASKIASGKKVLLVAADTFRAAAVEQLKTWAARLSCDILSQDSGADPASVVFDGVEKARAKGYDAVIIDTAGRLHTKQNLMEELKKICRVAGKAMPGAPHEKLIVLDATVGTNGLSQARQFHDAIGLTGAIVTKMDGTAKGGIVFAVAKELRIPISHIGVGEGMNDLRPFDSIKFVESILEG; this comes from the coding sequence ATGCTAGTTCTGTTTTTGCCGAGGCTAAGGCGGAGGCGTGCTAAAACCCAAGGGATGATCACCTCCACCTCGGATGCGTCGCTCTCCGATAAAATTTTAATGCGCATGTGGTCGCTTTTTGGAGATGGGGATGCTGATGAAAAGCTATTTGCCTCTCTCGAGGAAGCCCTTATCTTTGCGGATGCCGGAATACCATTCACATCGGATGCGATGGCCAACGTCAGGGGAGAAAAATCGGCTCACGATGTCAGAAAAAAATTGGCGGCCTACATGTCATCCGTCTTCCCGAATCGTATCTCTTCGGACCTCGCCTCTCCAGAGGTGGTGATAGTGGTCGGTGTCAACGGCGTCGGGAAAACGACCACCATTGCGAAGCTCGCCGCCTCCAAAATAGCGTCTGGGAAAAAAGTTTTGCTGGTTGCCGCCGACACTTTCAGAGCGGCTGCGGTTGAACAACTGAAAACTTGGGCGGCAAGGCTTTCGTGCGACATTCTCTCTCAGGACAGCGGAGCCGATCCTGCATCGGTCGTCTTCGATGGAGTGGAAAAGGCGAGGGCGAAGGGTTACGATGCGGTTATTATAGATACCGCCGGACGCTTACACACCAAGCAAAACCTGATGGAAGAGCTCAAGAAGATCTGCAGAGTAGCTGGCAAGGCGATGCCGGGGGCGCCTCACGAAAAGCTCATAGTTCTCGATGCTACGGTTGGGACTAACGGTCTTTCGCAGGCCAGACAGTTCCATGATGCGATAGGTCTCACCGGCGCAATAGTGACCAAGATGGATGGGACGGCGAAGGGCGGAATTGTCTTCGCGGTCGCAAAAGAGCTGAGAATTCCCATTTCACATATCGGCGTTGGTGAAGGGATGAATGACCTTCGTCCCTTTGATTCCATAAAATTCGTCGAATCGATTTTGGAAGGATGA